The DNA segment tgtggaccaggctggcctcaaactcacagagatatgcttgTCTGTGCctcctcacaagtgctgggattaaaggcatgcaccaccactacttTAAATAACACAATGAATTTAAAGGCAAcctgagtggttttttttttttttttttcgagacagggtttctctgtgtagccctggctgtcctggaactcactttgtagaccaggctgactttgaactcagaaatccgcctgcctatgcctcccgagtgctgggattaaaggcgtgtgccaccatgcctggccccaaCCTGAGTTttatgagatcctgcctcagtagagggaaaaaaagatagatggatacatggtaaaaaaaaaaaaaaaaaagtcactgaacTATGAAAACCATAGGCAGATGtgaagtgtcttcctctattgctctccagcttattttttgagacaggatctcttactgaacctacTACTGTCTATTTTACTAGAAGGACTGGTCAGCAAGCCTCCTACCTCCCCAGCacagggtgaggtggggtgggatgggtggGGTATTGTAATGTATGCCACTAGACCAGCTTTTTCATGTGGGTGTTGaaaaccaaattcaggtcctcatgaaTATCTAGCAAGCACCTTACaatggagccatctccctaaccagatagatatagatttttacattttaattgacAATATAGGAAAATGAGAGATTTTTACAGACAGATCTGGAACTGGCAAGCCTCATTCTCATCCATGTTCAGTGTCTCTGTAGGTATTTGAGTTTGGGATCTCAGTGGAAGACAGGAAACACGTGTGGGTTTTAAGGAAGAAACATTGGCATTCTCTCCAAAGGCaacacattgttttaaaaatgcttttattctttctttgaaacTTTCATACATCTACATGATGTATCTCAATCAAATTCACCCCTCACTTcaccctccagctccctcccagAGGCCCCCCCAATGTCTCCCTCACAACTTCATGTCCTTCTTACATAATCATTAATTTTAGCAAACTGAGTTCTATTAGTGTTGCCCATATGTACATGGGTTTGAGGCCATCCACTGGGGCATGGCAAACCTACCAGTGACCACACCTCAAAGAAAAGGGACTCACCACCATAACTACCATTtattcctcaggtagaggtgGGACCTCAGAAGCCTCCACACCCATCCATATTAAAATTATGTCTCACTTAATCTTGTGTTGGTAACCACAGGTGCTGTCGGtcgtgtgtgttatgtgtgcaaCAGCCATGTcatggtcagaggacagcactTCAGAGCACCCGTTCCCCCATTCCCATCCTCTGGGCCCTTACATTCTCTCCgccccctcttccatgatgttccatGGTGCCTGAGAGAGAGTTGATAAAGGTGTTCCATTTATGGCTGAGCACTCACAGCTGTTTGTCAATGCTTTCAATGGTAATATGTCTCTGCATTAATCACTATCCACTCCAGTAAGAAGCATCCCTGATCAAGGCTGTAAGCATACACATCTcacatcttcttcttcctttcctcataGGTCCTTGCTATGGTTGCTGAttctcttcctgccctctccttGTTCCGAGTTTCCAGAGACACACCATGGCCAATACCTCTGCAGTGTCTGTGTTCATTCTCCAGGGCTTCTCCACTGTTCCTGCATTACAGTTGCTGAGCATGGCCATCTTTCTTCTCATCTACCTGGCTGCGGTTCTGGGGAATGTCTCTATCATGATAGCTGTGACTCTTGACCCCCatctgcacacacccatgtacttcttcaTCAAACACCTCTCCCTGGTGGATCTCTGTTCTACATCCACCACCCTGCCTCGGGCCCTGGTGGCTACCATGGCAGATACCAAAGAGATATCCTTCCCAGCCTGCGCATCTCAACTCTTTGCTTTTGTCTGCTTTGGCTCTCTGGAATGTTTCCTCATCACTTCCATGGCTTTTGACCGCTGTCTAGCCATCTACAGGCCCCTGACATATGGGGTAACTATGTGTTCTCAGACTTGTGTCTCCCTGGTGGTGGTGGCCTGGGTCAGTGGGCTCCTCTTTTCTACCTTCCACATGGTCAACACTTTCTCCTTGCCCTTCTGTGGCCCCAACATGATTGATCACTTCTTCTGTGACATCCCCCCACTCATGCATCTAGCCTGTGGTGACACCCAAGGCCATGAGGCTGTAGGATTTATAGTTAGTGGCTGTGTCATCATGACTTGCTTTGCCCTCACCTCCCTGTCTTATGTTCTTATTGTATACACTGTGGTTCACATCCGTTCTGCAGCTGGCCGCTGGAAGGCCTTCTCCACGTGTTCCTCCCATCTGGCCACAGTGCTTCTGTTTTATGGCACTGGAAGTTCAGCCTATATGCAGCCCACAGCCCACTATTCCCCACTGCAAGGGCGCATGGCAGCCATATTCTATTCTATCCTCACACCAACTCTGAATCCACTTATCTACAGCCTTAGAAACAGGGACATGAAAGCGGCTCTGCGGAAGCTTTATCCACAGGTGCCATCCTAGAACGTGACACTTAGACACGAGAAGTTCCAGAAACCAGCTCTTCCCCCTTGTAACCATGCTGAAGACCACCGGAAAGGCCACTGTTACTCTCTGGAACAGTCCCTGGCCATTTGTGTTGCTTTTTAGGGGCCAAGGGAAACTTGGCTGTTTCCTTAGTAGCCCATGGGTTGACAGTTGTTTACTTCCTTGGCTGCTCACTTTTTAGTGTTTCTGTTTCCTCCAGACTGAAATGTGCAGCCCCGTCAAGGGACGGAGCCGGCTTGAGTGGCTCATGGCACTCACAAGAAACTTAGTGGAAATCACCAAAGACTCTCACAAAAGTTAAGCAAATAGTAGACTTGAGGTAGCTGCCAGCATGTTGCACAGGTACCCACAGTAACACAGCTTTCCCCAGACACTGGCCATGCTGCAGTGAAGCTGCTGCCCAAGGCGTCCACATCCCCCTACTGAACCCCACAGCAATGCTGCTGTAATTCCCTCTGATAAACTCACTGGCCATCAAACGAGATTTGGATAGAGTCGCTGCGTTGTTCTGCTGCTGCCCTGAGTGGGCCGAGTAGGCGTTTCTGTGCCTCTTCCTAGGAAAAATGATGCAGtagatattcatatatgtattaaAGAATAACCAGCTGCCTGCTTTTATAAGACGGGGCTGGCTTGAATCATGTAGTGTGGTCTACTGAGTGAGGCTTCTATGAAGCATTCAAGGATGTGGATGCTTTGGCATTGCCAAAACCACCCTGTTCCTGAGATGTTGGGGTTTTATCATTGAGAAATGTAAGAAAGGGCTTACCCCATAATATCTACacactgggactggagagatggatcagcagtgaAGGGAAGTaagtgctcttccagagtccaGAGTTTGAGCATCCTcaatcaggcagctcacaactgccataATTCTagtcctaggggatccaatgctcttcTGGCCCCTACAGGAACTGTACTCAAGTGCAGaaactcacacataaacacacacacacgcacatgcacgcatgcatgtgcgcgcgcgcacacacacacacacacacacactcagttcaCACTGAAATGCATACttgtatatgtaaaaataaatcttttaaaaaatacatatttatatttaaaaaaggtAGGGAtagtatgaaattttaaaaatgtactactGGCTGAACCAAggctaaacaaaataaaaaggttaaTATCATATTCCTAGTGCTAATAGTAACTGTAAGATAGCTCTTAGCAAGTAAAAatgctggctgccaagcctgacaactcaagttcaattcccaggcaGGACTCACAAGTGGAAGGAGAGCGCTGACTCCTGATATTTTCCTGAGCTTCACACATGTGCcttcacacatgcataaatacacacacacacacacacacacacacacacacacagagagagagagagagagagagagagagagagagaacataaatatGAACACACACTTAAGCATAATgtagtatgtttttaaaacattttttattatctcACTTGTAAACTCATTACAGCACACCAGAAGAGTGTCAATTAGATTTCAATGTGGAATAACAATCATGGTcatcacatctttttaaaagcagaaaaatcacATGCATACTTACAGGCACCGTAATGACTGAAGAACCAAAATTACAAAACTTACAAAGAATGCTGATGTAagataaattaagaaaacaaacaaacaaacaaacaaacaaaccagacaaTGGCCCTGAACCAGATCCCGCACTATACAATATGACCTTATCTGTCATTCATTTATTCTGATTCAAAGGGCTCCTTAAGGATGAGGAACCTTTTTACACAGGTCAGCAAGTTCAACTCAAGAGTGGTTGGTGTGTGTAATTAAGTAAAAACCTCCACAATGAAGCACACTGATATTTATAGGGGGTTAGATTTTGAAGGcttgagaaaaaaagcaaaatgaccAAAGGATATAACTGAAGccttgcttgaaaaaaaaatattcaaaaaagtCTAAAACAAGCCGAAGAAAGCTCCTGGGGCTGAAGTAAGTCTTTGAGGGGGTGAGCGTTAATCTTTATTCTATAAAGAAAGCAGTTGGTgtaaaagaaagatattaaagaaaaatgattgaaAAGAAGTGTAGGAAAACACAATGCGCTATAGCATGCTGTCTAAGGTcggccccacagttacctggcaatggcCAGGTGTGCCCGACTCACTGTAAtgggggctgcttgccccttctgctctctcttgctcctgctctggcctctccctgctttcccccctcccccactcccctccctgctctctctccacatgttcatagccagcctctgcttctctattcCTCtactctctacctttctctcacAT comes from the Mus pahari chromosome 19, PAHARI_EIJ_v1.1, whole genome shotgun sequence genome and includes:
- the LOC110336674 gene encoding olfactory receptor 2G3-like — translated: MANTSAVSVFILQGFSTVPALQLLSMAIFLLIYLAAVLGNVSIMIAVTLDPHLHTPMYFFIKHLSLVDLCSTSTTLPRALVATMADTKEISFPACASQLFAFVCFGSLECFLITSMAFDRCLAIYRPLTYGVTMCSQTCVSLVVVAWVSGLLFSTFHMVNTFSLPFCGPNMIDHFFCDIPPLMHLACGDTQGHEAVGFIVSGCVIMTCFALTSLSYVLIVYTVVHIRSAAGRWKAFSTCSSHLATVLLFYGTGSSAYMQPTAHYSPLQGRMAAIFYSILTPTLNPLIYSLRNRDMKAALRKLYPQVPS